One Candidatus Limnocylindrales bacterium genomic region harbors:
- a CDS encoding AAA family ATPase yields MTPGDASNVGELRAGGYRPRGVRDELRENLIRVLESDGDTSRIFQGVVGYDETVIPELENALLAGHHIVLLGERGQAKTRLIRALSALLDEVVPAIAGCEIHDDPLRPICAACRRRAADEGDALPIVWIERALRYSEKLATPDVTIADLIGEVDPVRVAEGRYLSDEETIHFGLAARSHRGIFAINELPDLAEKVQVGLFNLMEERDLQIKGFKIRLPLDVLVVATANPEDYTSRGRIVTPLKDRFDVQIRTHYPRTVAEEVAIMEQEAGTTSRSGRPLRVADFLKEIVARFTMEARKAPEVNQSSGVSVRVSINNYETLLANAEKRAMRCREAEIAPRISDLHALFASSNGKIELEYGLEGAREAAVIDRLLSLAVKGAFDARISAAELAPVVEYLGRGWGVAVSDTMPSADYAEALSSIPGLRDVVERLGPFESPGLAAAAVEFVFEGLHLLKKLNRERDGGRLSYAA; encoded by the coding sequence ATGACACCAGGCGACGCCTCGAACGTTGGCGAGCTTCGCGCCGGCGGTTATCGCCCGCGCGGCGTGCGCGACGAGCTTCGCGAAAACCTGATCCGTGTGCTCGAGAGCGACGGAGACACGAGCCGCATCTTCCAGGGCGTCGTCGGCTACGACGAGACGGTCATCCCCGAGCTCGAAAACGCGCTTCTCGCCGGACATCACATCGTGCTTCTCGGCGAACGCGGACAGGCCAAGACGCGGCTGATCCGCGCACTGTCGGCCCTGCTCGACGAGGTCGTCCCCGCCATCGCCGGCTGCGAAATCCACGACGATCCGCTGCGTCCGATCTGTGCGGCATGCCGGCGCCGCGCGGCCGACGAAGGCGATGCGCTGCCCATCGTCTGGATCGAGCGCGCACTGCGCTATTCCGAAAAACTCGCGACGCCCGACGTGACCATCGCCGACCTGATCGGCGAAGTGGACCCGGTGCGTGTCGCCGAGGGCCGCTATCTTTCCGACGAAGAGACGATTCACTTCGGTCTGGCCGCGCGCAGCCACCGCGGCATCTTCGCGATCAACGAGCTCCCGGACCTTGCCGAGAAAGTGCAGGTCGGCCTGTTCAACCTGATGGAAGAGCGCGATCTGCAGATCAAGGGTTTCAAGATCCGCCTGCCGCTCGACGTGCTGGTGGTGGCCACGGCCAACCCGGAAGACTACACGAGCCGCGGCCGCATCGTGACGCCGCTCAAGGACCGCTTCGACGTGCAGATCCGCACGCACTATCCGCGCACGGTCGCCGAAGAAGTCGCCATCATGGAGCAGGAGGCAGGCACGACGTCACGCTCCGGCAGGCCGCTGCGCGTTGCCGACTTTCTCAAGGAGATCGTCGCGCGCTTTACGATGGAAGCGCGCAAGGCGCCCGAGGTCAACCAGAGCTCCGGCGTCAGCGTGCGCGTCAGCATCAACAACTACGAGACGCTGCTCGCGAACGCCGAGAAACGCGCGATGCGCTGCCGCGAGGCCGAGATCGCACCGCGCATCAGCGACCTGCACGCGCTGTTCGCGTCGAGCAACGGCAAGATCGAGCTCGAATACGGGCTCGAAGGCGCGCGCGAAGCCGCCGTCATCGACCGCCTGCTGTCGCTTGCCGTCAAGGGTGCATTCGACGCGCGCATCTCGGCCGCCGAGCTCGCTCCGGTGGTCGAGTATCTCGGCCGCGGCTGGGGCGTGGCGGTCTCCGATACGATGCCGTCGGCGGACTACGCCGAGGCGCTCTCGTCCATTCCCGGACTGCGCGACGTGGTCGAGCGGCTCGGTCCGTTCGAGAGTCCCGGGCTTGCAGCCGCCGCGGTCGAGTTCGTGTTCGAAGGGCTTCATCTGCTGAAGAAGCTCAACCGGGAGCGCGACGGGGGACGCCTTTCTTACGCGGCCTGA
- a CDS encoding integration host factor subunit beta, whose amino-acid sequence MTKRDLIDEIVRLYPVYSRRDAEVIVNSVFESMTEALCHGDRIEIRGFGSFVVKNRQAREGRNPKTGELVAVASKTVPFFKVGKELKQRVDAGYEASLKGGAPASDGASKSMSAPGANGE is encoded by the coding sequence ATGACCAAGCGAGACCTGATCGACGAGATCGTGCGCCTCTATCCCGTCTATTCGCGCCGGGATGCCGAGGTAATCGTCAATTCTGTTTTCGAAAGCATGACCGAAGCGCTGTGCCATGGGGATCGCATCGAGATCCGCGGCTTCGGCAGCTTCGTCGTCAAGAACCGCCAGGCCCGCGAAGGACGCAACCCGAAGACCGGCGAGCTCGTCGCGGTGGCTTCCAAGACTGTGCCATTTTTCAAAGTCGGCAAAGAGCTCAAGCAGCGTGTCGATGCCGGCTACGAGGCTTCGCTCAAGGGCGGCGCGCCGGCCAGCGACGGCGCGTCGAAATCCATGAGTGCGCCGGGCGCGAACGGCGAGTAA
- a CDS encoding HIT domain-containing protein, translating to MRVLWAPWRLAYVENVDTASGCIFCDKPNLESADERRTNLVLRVTEHTSVIMNLYPYSNGHLLVAPRKHTAEFSVLDPRLSAELQRELQLSMRVLARAFSPAGFNIGMNLGRAAGAGIADHLHWHVVPRWVGDTNFMPMLSETRVMPEHLLATYDRLLPLFAEEEQ from the coding sequence ATGCGTGTTCTCTGGGCTCCGTGGCGCCTTGCCTACGTCGAAAACGTCGACACAGCCTCCGGCTGCATCTTCTGCGACAAACCGAATCTCGAATCGGCCGACGAGCGGCGAACAAACCTCGTGCTGCGCGTGACCGAGCACACTTCCGTGATCATGAACCTGTACCCGTATTCGAACGGGCATCTGCTCGTCGCGCCGCGAAAACATACCGCCGAATTTTCGGTGCTCGATCCGCGTCTGTCGGCCGAGTTGCAACGCGAGCTGCAGCTTTCGATGCGGGTGCTCGCGCGAGCGTTCTCGCCGGCGGGCTTCAACATCGGCATGAACCTCGGGCGGGCGGCGGGCGCAGGCATTGCCGATCACCTGCACTGGCACGTGGTTCCGCGCTGGGTCGGAGATACGAACTTCATGCCCATGCTCTCCGAAACCCGCGTGATGCCGGAACACCTGCTCGCGACGTATGACCGCCTGCTGCCGCTGTTCGCGGAAGAAGAGCAGTAA
- a CDS encoding VWA domain-containing protein, with amino-acid sequence MKSRYTIWDGRQKLALDAEKIFDRLAEHFAATDDLSEALARLLREGMQGEEFEAIGLDELADRVREAIRELFDKFNLSRSLEEPWENADDIVAAEEEAADSHPSAEERARRRQELESLSRILEERLSQLENRPFDDLDAKESFDRLKERGGDIARVERFQRRFRDQFQGPESLDFEGTLSLIEKFEKLRDLEKALREKAIDSLDGEALAELLGQEFADAIDRLRQMMRLLVDAGYVVSRGGRASLTPKAARRLGRLALKEMLSELLPDAAGRHDTSRRGPSEQTTEQVRQYEFGDTMSIDVAATVKVAIERHARAGTSDTHGARSTETRGRPGKVELEPDDLQVKESLRTTRTSTVLLLDMSWSMSWEGRFAAAKKVAMAMETLMRTRFPRDYFGMVGFYTRAVELRPADLAEVTWNMGDPFTNLQDGLRVASRLLDRHPATTRQMIVITDGQPTAYFSEGRLFCEWPMSVGGISSRATVETLKEVERVTRRGVRINTFMLDDSPLLRAFVQKMTAINRGRAFYTTPEQLGHFVLVDHVGKKRKVL; translated from the coding sequence ATGAAAAGTCGCTACACGATCTGGGACGGCCGTCAGAAGCTCGCACTCGATGCCGAGAAAATCTTCGACCGGCTAGCCGAGCATTTCGCCGCGACCGACGATCTGTCCGAGGCGCTCGCGCGCCTGCTTCGCGAAGGCATGCAGGGCGAGGAGTTCGAAGCCATCGGCCTCGACGAGCTCGCCGACCGCGTCCGCGAAGCCATCCGCGAGCTGTTCGACAAGTTCAATCTGTCGCGTTCGCTCGAAGAGCCGTGGGAGAACGCCGACGACATCGTCGCGGCCGAAGAAGAAGCCGCCGATTCGCATCCGTCCGCCGAGGAGCGTGCGCGCCGCCGCCAGGAGCTCGAATCCCTGTCGCGCATTCTCGAGGAGCGCCTTTCGCAGCTCGAGAACCGGCCGTTCGATGACCTCGACGCGAAGGAATCGTTCGACCGCCTGAAGGAGCGCGGCGGCGATATCGCACGCGTCGAGCGCTTCCAGCGGCGTTTCCGCGACCAGTTCCAGGGGCCGGAGAGCCTCGATTTCGAAGGCACGCTGTCGCTGATCGAGAAGTTCGAGAAGCTTCGCGACCTGGAGAAAGCGCTTCGCGAAAAGGCCATCGACTCGCTCGACGGCGAAGCGCTGGCCGAGCTGCTCGGGCAGGAATTCGCCGATGCGATCGACCGGCTGCGGCAGATGATGCGGCTTCTCGTCGACGCCGGCTACGTGGTGTCGCGCGGCGGGCGTGCGTCGCTGACGCCGAAAGCCGCGCGGCGGCTCGGACGGCTCGCGCTGAAAGAAATGCTGTCCGAGCTGCTTCCGGATGCGGCCGGACGCCACGATACGTCGCGAAGAGGCCCGAGCGAGCAGACCACCGAGCAGGTCCGCCAGTACGAATTCGGCGACACGATGTCGATCGACGTCGCCGCCACCGTCAAAGTCGCGATAGAACGGCACGCGCGCGCCGGCACAAGCGATACCCATGGCGCTCGCTCCACCGAAACCCGCGGCCGTCCCGGAAAAGTCGAGCTCGAGCCGGATGACCTGCAGGTCAAGGAAAGCCTGCGCACGACGCGCACGTCGACCGTGCTGCTGCTCGACATGAGCTGGTCGATGAGCTGGGAAGGCCGCTTCGCCGCGGCCAAGAAAGTCGCGATGGCAATGGAAACGCTGATGCGCACGCGTTTCCCGCGCGACTACTTCGGCATGGTCGGTTTCTATACGCGCGCCGTCGAACTGCGGCCCGCCGATCTTGCCGAAGTCACGTGGAACATGGGCGACCCGTTCACGAACCTGCAGGACGGCCTGCGCGTGGCGTCGCGGCTTCTCGACCGCCATCCGGCCACCACCCGCCAGATGATCGTCATCACCGACGGCCAGCCGACCGCGTACTTCAGCGAAGGGCGCCTGTTTTGCGAATGGCCGATGAGCGTCGGCGGCATCTCGTCGCGCGCAACCGTCGAGACGCTGAAGGAAGTCGAGCGCGTCACGCGCCGCGGAGTCCGCATCAATACGTTCATGCTCGACGACAGCCCGCTGCTGCGCGCGTTCGTTCAGAAGATGACCGCCATCAACCGCGGCCGGGCGTTCTATACGACTCCCGAGCAGCTCGGGCACTTCGTGCTCGTCGACCACGTCGGCAAGAAACGCAAGGTCCTGTGA